A stretch of Sinimarinibacterium sp. NLF-5-8 DNA encodes these proteins:
- the flgH gene encoding flagellar basal body L-ring protein FlgH: MTRFVKLLALIGSAVSLAGVSGCASAPRQDPYQLPPEAYATPPPPSSGSIFNHAQHVSLFADRKAHQIGDVLTVQLVERTDAQKSAATNTQKKTSVNLPAPTLFNSVINSVNSGLETDNSFNGSGGSSQSNTLTGAVTVIVTQVLPNGNLLVRGEKEIQINRGTEVVFIEGIVRPTDISFDNSVRSDRVANARIRYGGSGALADANTQGWLGRFFNSRWFPF, encoded by the coding sequence ATGACTCGATTTGTCAAATTATTGGCGTTGATTGGATCGGCGGTGTCTTTGGCAGGGGTGTCGGGATGTGCGTCAGCGCCCCGGCAGGATCCGTATCAGTTGCCGCCGGAGGCCTACGCCACGCCACCGCCGCCCAGCAGCGGCAGCATTTTCAATCATGCCCAGCACGTTTCTTTGTTTGCCGATCGCAAGGCGCATCAGATTGGTGATGTGCTGACGGTGCAGTTGGTGGAGCGCACCGATGCGCAAAAATCGGCGGCAACCAACACGCAGAAAAAGACCAGCGTGAATCTGCCGGCGCCGACGCTGTTCAACTCGGTGATCAACTCCGTCAACTCGGGGCTGGAAACCGATAACAGCTTCAACGGATCAGGCGGCAGTTCGCAGTCCAATACGCTCACTGGCGCGGTGACGGTCATCGTCACCCAGGTTTTGCCCAACGGCAATCTGTTGGTGCGCGGCGAAAAGGAAATCCAGATCAACCGTGGCACGGAAGTTGTATTCATCGAAGGGATCGTGCGTCCCACCGACATCAGCTTTGACAACAGCGTGCGTTCGGATCGGGTGGCCAATGCGCGGATTCGCTATGGCGGCTCCGGGGCGCTGGCAGATGCCAATACGCAGGGCTGGCTGGGACGTTTTTTCAACTCCAGGTGGTTTCCGTTCTAG
- the flgK gene encoding flagellar hook-associated protein FlgK: MPDMLNIGSSALLSYKRALDTVSNNIANANTPGYSRQRAELVTQAGQPTGAGTIGNGVRVATISRSGDALLQVRVQSDASALGRAQQYANYAGRVDQLLSDPATGINNQLKGFFDAANALSQDPSNMTLRQQFLGGAEALTSKLGATQAQLDAMDAELGSRLGNTVDELNSMTRALAEVNRQITDGYARGGGNAPNDLLDKRDELLNEISARIGITTAAQDGGGVNVFTATGQPLVLGFESTPLGIGDPYNTGRVEITHLGSNITNELSGGAIGGLLDARREVLDPARAQLGRIAVGLAEAANAVHENGVDATGAPGTALFGFGTPPGSVSALDTPAVVGASSNTGNATVSVAIDDLQKLGDSTFELRFSGSPATPKLFDLRSGQEVDPVAMGLDLSISGTGSAGDRFLIEPSSRAAGGISVLISDPAQVAAAGAGSLANSSDNRAALELADLGNKAIFKNGGTLNKTHIDLVANAGQRALIANQNLSAQTAISQNTFAERESVAGVSLDEEAADLIRYQQAYQAAARVIQVSDTLFQTILQAVR; the protein is encoded by the coding sequence ATGCCCGATATGCTCAACATAGGATCGTCCGCGCTGCTGTCGTACAAGCGCGCGCTGGATACCGTCAGTAACAACATTGCCAATGCCAACACGCCCGGCTACAGCCGCCAGCGTGCAGAGCTGGTGACGCAGGCGGGGCAGCCCACCGGGGCGGGCACCATTGGCAACGGTGTGCGTGTGGCGACCATCAGCCGCAGTGGCGATGCGTTGCTGCAAGTGCGCGTGCAATCCGATGCTTCCGCACTGGGGCGCGCGCAGCAGTATGCCAATTACGCAGGGCGGGTCGATCAGCTGTTGTCCGATCCTGCAACCGGCATCAATAACCAGCTCAAAGGCTTTTTTGATGCCGCCAACGCGCTGAGCCAGGATCCCAGCAACATGACGCTGCGCCAGCAGTTCCTGGGCGGTGCCGAGGCGCTGACGAGCAAGCTCGGTGCCACGCAGGCGCAACTGGATGCCATGGATGCCGAACTCGGCAGCCGCCTGGGAAATACCGTTGACGAACTCAACAGCATGACGCGCGCGCTGGCCGAGGTGAACCGACAGATTACCGACGGTTATGCGCGCGGGGGCGGCAATGCGCCCAATGATCTGCTCGATAAGCGCGATGAGCTGCTCAACGAGATTTCGGCACGCATCGGCATTACCACGGCGGCGCAGGATGGCGGTGGGGTCAATGTCTTTACGGCCACCGGTCAGCCGCTGGTGCTGGGGTTTGAGTCCACCCCGCTGGGGATCGGCGATCCCTACAACACGGGTCGTGTGGAGATCACCCACCTTGGCAGCAATATCACCAATGAGCTCAGCGGCGGGGCCATTGGCGGGCTGCTGGATGCGCGGCGCGAGGTGCTCGATCCTGCGCGCGCGCAATTGGGGCGGATTGCCGTGGGACTGGCCGAGGCGGCCAATGCCGTTCACGAAAATGGGGTCGATGCCACCGGCGCCCCCGGGACTGCGCTGTTTGGCTTTGGCACGCCGCCGGGCAGCGTGTCGGCGCTCGATACACCTGCGGTGGTGGGCGCCAGCAGCAACACCGGCAATGCCACGGTGAGTGTGGCGATCGATGATCTGCAAAAGCTGGGTGACAGCACCTTTGAACTGCGTTTTTCAGGCAGTCCTGCCACCCCCAAACTGTTTGATCTGCGCAGTGGCCAGGAAGTCGATCCGGTGGCGATGGGGCTTGATCTGTCGATCAGCGGCACAGGCAGTGCCGGTGACCGTTTTCTGATCGAGCCGAGCAGCCGCGCTGCGGGCGGCATTTCGGTGCTGATCAGCGACCCGGCGCAGGTGGCGGCCGCAGGGGCTGGCAGTCTGGCCAACAGCAGTGACAACCGTGCCGCACTGGAACTGGCTGACCTCGGCAACAAGGCCATCTTCAAAAATGGCGGCACGCTGAACAAGACCCACATTGATCTGGTGGCAAACGCCGGTCAGCGCGCGCTGATCGCCAATCAAAACCTGAGCGCGCAGACCGCGATCAGCCAGAATACCTTTGCCGAACGGGAGTCGGTCGCAGGGGTGAGTCTGGATGAGGAAGCCGCCGATCTGATCCGCTACCAGCAGGCGTATCAGGCCGCTGCGCGGGTGATCCAGGTGTCGGACACGCTGTTCCAGACCATCCTGCAAGCCGTTCGCTAA
- the flgG gene encoding flagellar basal-body rod protein FlgG: MNRAMWVAKTGLDAQQTRMSVISNNLANVSTTGFKKGRASFEDLVYQNHRQPGGQSSQQTELPTGLMLGTGVRVVATDKNFSEGNIIQTENAFDLAINGRGFFEIQMPDGSTAYTRDGTFQLDSQGQMVTNSGFLLQPGINIPDGALSVTVGRDGTVSVQMPGNAASQQVGSITLTDFVNPAGLQALGENLFSETTASGPPQSGAPAQSGLGTLMQGSLETSNVNVVEELVNMIETQRAYEMNSKAISTSDQMWGYINNNL; encoded by the coding sequence ATGAATCGGGCAATGTGGGTCGCCAAGACAGGCTTGGATGCGCAGCAGACGCGGATGAGCGTGATTTCGAACAACCTCGCCAACGTCAGTACCACGGGCTTTAAAAAAGGGCGGGCGTCGTTTGAGGATCTGGTCTATCAAAACCATCGCCAGCCGGGCGGGCAAAGCTCGCAGCAGACCGAGCTGCCGACTGGGCTGATGCTCGGCACCGGCGTGCGGGTGGTGGCGACGGACAAGAATTTTTCGGAAGGCAACATCATTCAAACCGAAAACGCGTTTGATCTTGCGATCAATGGCCGTGGCTTTTTTGAAATCCAGATGCCGGATGGCAGCACCGCCTATACCCGCGACGGGACGTTCCAGCTCGACAGTCAGGGTCAGATGGTGACCAACAGCGGTTTTTTGTTGCAGCCGGGGATCAATATCCCTGACGGGGCGCTGAGTGTGACCGTGGGGCGGGACGGCACGGTGAGCGTGCAGATGCCCGGCAATGCCGCGTCGCAACAGGTTGGCAGCATCACGCTGACCGACTTCGTCAACCCGGCCGGGTTACAGGCGCTGGGCGAAAACCTGTTTTCAGAAACCACGGCCAGCGGCCCGCCGCAGAGCGGTGCGCCCGCACAGTCGGGACTGGGCACGCTGATGCAGGGGTCGCTGGAAACGTCAAACGTCAATGTGGTTGAGGAGCTGGTCAACATGATTGAAACCCAGCGCGCGTATGAAATGAATTCCAAGGCCATTTCCACATCCGACCAGATGTGGGGTTACATCAACAACAATTTGTGA
- the flgJ gene encoding flagellar assembly peptidoglycan hydrolase FlgJ, whose product MKSAAVTDFSQYAGLRAKAQQNDPEALRAAAKQFEGLMLQQMLKSMRAASIGDDVLGGEQVQFFQEMFDQQLAKDLSNGRGLGLADMMVRQLQATQGGASHRADIGMDGFSVVPQDRQGFDIRARAAVVDAYAAGARGVAGVPGSRPQLPSGYAPRSAVAAAQPQASSPEAFVHSVLPHAEKAAAELGIPASVLVAQAALETGWGKHAMRRADGSHTFNLFGIKADKGWKGERVQTMTHEFENGEMQSQQAQFRAYPSLSAAFDDYVRFLKDNPRYARALAHGGDARQFTGGLQQAGYATDPAYAEKIMRIANGTVINTALEQSQARPLLKPFMQEV is encoded by the coding sequence ATGAAAAGCGCTGCCGTCACTGATTTTTCGCAATACGCGGGGTTGCGCGCCAAGGCGCAGCAAAACGATCCCGAAGCCCTGCGTGCGGCCGCCAAACAGTTTGAAGGGCTGATGCTTCAGCAGATGCTCAAGAGCATGCGTGCCGCCAGCATTGGCGACGATGTGCTGGGCGGCGAACAGGTGCAGTTTTTTCAGGAAATGTTTGACCAGCAGTTGGCCAAGGATTTGTCCAACGGCCGTGGTCTGGGGCTGGCCGACATGATGGTGCGCCAGCTTCAGGCAACCCAGGGTGGCGCTTCGCACCGGGCCGATATCGGGATGGATGGTTTTTCCGTCGTGCCGCAAGACCGTCAAGGTTTTGACATCCGTGCGCGCGCCGCTGTAGTCGATGCTTACGCGGCGGGCGCGCGCGGGGTTGCCGGGGTACCCGGCAGTCGGCCACAGCTGCCCTCGGGCTACGCCCCGCGCAGTGCCGTTGCCGCTGCGCAGCCCCAGGCCAGTTCGCCGGAAGCCTTTGTGCATTCGGTGCTGCCGCACGCAGAAAAAGCGGCGGCAGAATTGGGCATCCCCGCATCGGTGCTGGTGGCGCAGGCGGCGCTGGAAACCGGCTGGGGCAAACATGCCATGCGGCGCGCGGATGGCAGTCACACATTCAACCTTTTCGGGATCAAGGCCGATAAGGGCTGGAAAGGTGAACGAGTGCAGACCATGACCCACGAATTTGAAAACGGCGAGATGCAGTCTCAGCAGGCGCAATTTCGTGCGTATCCGTCGCTGTCGGCGGCGTTTGATGACTATGTGCGCTTTCTGAAGGACAACCCGCGCTATGCGCGCGCGCTGGCGCATGGCGGGGATGCGCGCCAATTTACTGGCGGTTTGCAGCAAGCCGGCTATGCCACGGACCCTGCATATGCCGAAAAAATCATGCGTATTGCCAACGGTACCGTCATCAACACCGCGCTGGAGCAATCTCAGGCACGACCTTTGCTTAAGCCTTTCATGCAGGAGGTTTAA
- a CDS encoding flagellar basal body P-ring protein FlgI — protein sequence MSITTAQQRRARAWGYGLSVIILTFAALLSAPVQAERIKDLASIEGVRSNQLIGYGLVVGLDGTGDQTTQAPFTVQSLRAMLGQLGVEMPANVNPQLKNVAAVAIHADLPPFAKIGQGIDITVSSIGNAGSLRGGSLLMTALRGADGQVYAIAQGNVVVGGLGVSGKDGSRVSINVPSAGRIPNGATVERTVESSFASAPQLRLNLHTPDFTTAARMAEAINTALGGDFADAQDAVTVSVTAPADQRQRVAFMAALETLELTPGEAAARVVINSRTGTVVIGNHVQVRPAAVSHGALAVTITERAQISQPQPFSDGQTVAVPQSSIEVSQAGEGRMFKFEAGVSLDDIVRAVNQVGAAPGDLVAILEALKQAGALRAELVVI from the coding sequence ATGAGCATCACCACAGCACAACAGCGCCGCGCGCGCGCATGGGGATACGGTCTGAGCGTCATTATTTTGACGTTCGCAGCCTTGCTGAGCGCGCCTGTGCAGGCCGAACGGATCAAGGATCTGGCCAGCATCGAAGGGGTGCGCAGCAACCAGCTGATCGGCTATGGCCTGGTGGTGGGGCTGGATGGCACCGGCGATCAAACCACGCAGGCGCCCTTTACCGTACAAAGCCTGCGCGCGATGCTGGGGCAGTTGGGGGTGGAAATGCCGGCCAATGTCAATCCGCAGCTCAAAAACGTCGCGGCAGTGGCGATTCATGCCGATCTGCCGCCGTTTGCCAAGATCGGGCAGGGGATCGACATCACCGTGTCGTCCATCGGCAACGCCGGTTCTTTGCGCGGAGGCTCACTGCTGATGACAGCACTGCGCGGTGCCGATGGTCAGGTGTATGCGATTGCCCAGGGCAATGTCGTTGTCGGTGGCCTGGGGGTTTCGGGCAAGGATGGATCGCGGGTGTCGATCAACGTCCCCAGCGCGGGTCGTATTCCCAACGGCGCGACGGTGGAGCGTACCGTTGAAAGCAGCTTTGCCAGCGCGCCGCAATTGCGCCTGAACCTGCACACGCCCGATTTCACCACGGCTGCGCGCATGGCCGAGGCTATCAATACTGCGCTGGGCGGCGACTTTGCCGATGCGCAGGATGCGGTCACGGTCAGCGTCACCGCCCCGGCGGATCAGCGTCAGCGGGTGGCGTTCATGGCGGCGCTGGAAACCCTGGAACTGACGCCGGGCGAGGCGGCAGCCAGGGTGGTGATCAATTCGCGCACCGGAACGGTGGTGATCGGCAACCATGTGCAGGTGCGTCCGGCGGCGGTGTCGCATGGCGCTCTGGCGGTGACCATTACCGAGCGCGCGCAGATCAGCCAGCCGCAGCCGTTTTCCGACGGGCAGACGGTGGCGGTGCCGCAGTCGTCGATCGAAGTCAGCCAGGCCGGTGAGGGGCGCATGTTCAAGTTTGAGGCCGGCGTGTCGCTGGACGATATCGTGCGCGCGGTCAATCAGGTGGGTGCGGCGCCGGGCGATCTGGTGGCGATTCTTGAGGCGCTCAAGCAAGCCGGCGCACTGCGCGCCGAGCTGGTGGTGATCTAA